The segment ATGTCGTCGTCGACCAGCCAGTCGGGCAGCAGTCCGATCCCCCCGCCGGCCAGCGCGACTTCGCGCAGGATCTCCGCGTTGTTGCTGCGGAAGTGGCCGCTGACGGGTACCTTGGTCTCGCTGTCGCCGTGCCGGAAGGTCCACACCTGATCCCGCGCGCCATAGCTGAACCGAAGGCAGCGGTGATTGACGAGGTCGACCGGATCATCGGGACTGGCATTGCTTTGCAGGTAGGCCGGGCTGGCAACGACACGGCGGCGAAAGCGCCCGATTTCCCGCGCGACGACATTGTCATAGGATGCCGGGCTGCCCAGCCGCACGGAAAGGTCGATGCGCTGGCCCCAGCAAGTCGACGATATCGTCGGTCAGCGTCACTTCGACCTCGAGCTGGGGATGCTTTGCCAGCCACCTACCCAGATAAGGCGCGATGCACCGCCGGCCGAATGCCACCGGCAACGACACGCGCAGTTGCCCGACCGGCTCCTCGCCCCGATCCGCGATCAGCGCGTCGGCCTCCTCGACCGCGTCCAGGATCCTGCGGGCCCGCTGATAGTAGGCGGCGCCCGCCTCCGTGACGGTAATCAGCCGCGTGGAGCGGTTCAGCAGCACCGCCCCGAGCGAAGCCTCGAGCCCGTCCAGCGCGCGCGTGACCGACGATGTGGCCAGGTTCAGGCGGCGCCCCGCGGCAGAAAAGCCCTTCGCATCCACGGTCTCCACGAACATCCCGTGTCGCCGGCGGGCTTGGCCGATGAGATGACTGCTGCGGAGGGTGTGGTCCGCTTCAGCATCATCCCCCGTGCGCCATTGAGCGGATCTTCGTGCCCTCGGCAGAGTTTGACCCGGATGCTTGCACATTACGCGGCACTTCCCGCTCAATGCAGTGCCCGGAAAGCCGCACGCACCTCGACGCTGAAAACTCCGCGTTGCCCACAGGGCAACGATCTCGTGTAAAGATTGCTGTTCCTCGAACGAATTTTTCAGCCAACAATCCGCCTCACAACCGGTTCTCGTAGATATGCGAGAAGGTCTAAGAAAGTAGAGGACGACATGCAATACCGAGGACTACCCCCCGTCAAGCGCTGGATGGCGCTGAGTGCCGCCATCCTGGGGATGACACTGACCAGCGCACCAACGTCCGCCGCCGACGCCTTTCCCTCCAAGCCGATATCGATGCTGGTGGCATTCCCTCCGGGGGGGCCCGCCGATGTTCTGGCGCGGGCCATGCAGCCGGCGATGGCCAAGGCGCTCGGCCAGCCCGTGGTCATCGAGAATCTGCCCGGCGCCGGCGGTGCGCTGGCAGTGCAGCGGCTGCTCAGCCGTCCGGCCGACGGCTACACGCTGATCATGGGCTCGCCCAATGAGGCTATCCTGACGCCGCTGGCGCTCGCCAGCGCCAAGTACAAGTCGGAGGAACTGGCCCTGCTGGCGCCGGTCTCGAACCACCCGCTCGTCGTGATGACGCGCAGCGACCTGCCATACAATTCGCTTGAACAGATCATCACGGCCAGCAAGTCGGCAGGTGGCAAGAGCCTGACCTTCGGCAATCCGGGCTACGGCACCATGTACCACATCGTCGCCGAATACATGGCTCAGCTGACCGGCGCCAAGATGCTGCAGGTGCCGTACAAGGGCGCCACGCCGATGCTGGCAGACCTGACCGGTCGCCAGATTGACATGACGATTCTGCCAAACCTCGGTGCCTCCACGCAGTTGCTCGAAACGCACAAGATCAAGGCGGTCGCAGTGCTGGACACACAGCGCATGCGAAACCTGCCCGATGTGCCTGCGATCTCCGAAACCAGCGTCGCGCGCAAATCCGAGTTCGTGTATTCGATCTGGCTGGGCGTCATGAGCAAGGCCGGCGTCCCGGCGGAGCGTGCCCGCGTATTGATGGATGCCTCGCAGCAAGCGCTGCGGTCGCCCGAACTGATCAAGGCGCTTGATCTCTCCGGCGTGCAGCCGATGAAGCCACAAACGCTCGAGGCCTCCGCGAAGTTCTACGTCGACGAGACCGAGAAATTCAGGAAGATGGCCGCCTCGATCAAGCTGACGCCGCAGTAATACCCCCCTCCCGGCATTGGGGGCGCCCACGCTCGTGTCGCTGGCCCCGCCTCGTTCCAGCATCCCATTCCAGGAAGGTTCTCCTTGAATATCCTAGTTGCCGGTTTCCAGCACGAAACCAATACGTTCGCGCCAACCATGGCCACCTACGAGAGCTTCGTCCGTGGCGAGGACTTCCCCGCCATGGTGCGCGGCGAGGCGATCTACGACCTGCTGGACGTGAATGTGCCGATCAGCGGCTTCATCCACCACGTTCGCGAGCACGGCCACACCGTCACGCCGGTGATCTGGGCAGCAGCCGGTGCTTCGGCCCATGTCACGACCGATGCCTACGAGCGCATCGCCGGCGAGATCGTGGAGGCGGTGGCGACGGCCTCGTACGACACGATCTATCTCGACCTGCATGGCGCCATGGTGGCCCAGCACCTCGACGACGGCGAGGGCGAGTTGCTGGCGCGCATCCGTGCCGCGACCGGGCCGGACATGAAGATCGTGGTCTCGCTGGATCTGCATGCCAACGTCACCGAACGGATGCTCGCGCTGGCGGACGGGGTGGTGGCGTATCGCACCTATCCGCACGTGGACATGGCCGCCACCGGCAAGCGGGCAGCCGAGATGCTGCTTGAATTGCGCAGGCGGGAGACGCGTGCGCACCTGGTGGCAAAACGCGTGCCGTTCCTGATACCGGTCAACAGCATGTCTACGATGATGCAGCCCGCTCAAGGCATCTACGGCCTGCTCGAAGAGCTGGAGCAACAAGGCGTGCTGTCGCTGTCGTTCACACCGGGCTTTCCCGCGGCCGACTTCGCCGAGTGCGGCCCCGTCGTTTGGGGGTATGGCTTTGATAAGGCCAGCGTCGAGCGGGCCGTCGAG is part of the Cupriavidus necator genome and harbors:
- a CDS encoding tripartite tricarboxylate transporter substrate binding protein, which codes for MLFLERIFQPTIRLTTGSRRYARRSKKVEDDMQYRGLPPVKRWMALSAAILGMTLTSAPTSAADAFPSKPISMLVAFPPGGPADVLARAMQPAMAKALGQPVVIENLPGAGGALAVQRLLSRPADGYTLIMGSPNEAILTPLALASAKYKSEELALLAPVSNHPLVVMTRSDLPYNSLEQIITASKSAGGKSLTFGNPGYGTMYHIVAEYMAQLTGAKMLQVPYKGATPMLADLTGRQIDMTILPNLGASTQLLETHKIKAVAVLDTQRMRNLPDVPAISETSVARKSEFVYSIWLGVMSKAGVPAERARVLMDASQQALRSPELIKALDLSGVQPMKPQTLEASAKFYVDETEKFRKMAASIKLTPQ